In Coffea arabica cultivar ET-39 chromosome 9e, Coffea Arabica ET-39 HiFi, whole genome shotgun sequence, the genomic window AGGCATACGAGCAAATTTCTTCTTGGGGATCTTCGAGGAGCAAGCTGGCTCCACTACCCTCACTATTGGATGAGCCATCCACATGCAAGGTCCATCGTTGAGGCTCGGCGGTGGACGAGGTGACAGCTTGGGTAGTAGCCGGGATGGTCCCATTCACTTCCTCAAAAGTAAGCTCGGCAAGGAAATCCGCGAGAGCCTGGGCTATAATTGCCGTGCGAGGCTCATAGGATAAGTCGTATTCTCCCAGCTCGATGGCCCACTTGGTGAGGCGTCCAGAGGTTTCCGGTCGCGATAGGACCTGCCGAAGTGGTTGGTCTGTCCTCAGGCAGACGGGATGGGCCAGGAAGTAGGGCTTAATCCTATGAGCTGCATGAATTAAGGCCAGCACAAGTTTCTCCTCCTGAGTGTACCTGGTCTCCGGACCTCGGAGGACTCGGCTAACATAATAAACAGGTGTTTGGACACCTTCCTCCCTTATCAGTACGGCACTTACAGCTTCAGCGGCAGCAGATAGGTACAAGATTAACTTGTCCCCTGGGCGAGGTGAAGTGAGTGTTGGGAGGTGGTTGAGGTACTCCTTTAGTTGCTcaaacgcctgttgacactcttCAGTCCAGGAGAAGTTGTTGGCCTTTTTGAAGACTTTGAAAAATGGCAATGCCTTGGAGGCTGAATGCGATAGGAATCGATTCAGGGCGGCCAACCGCCCCGTCAACCTTTGGACATCGCGGACGCACCGAGGTGGAGACATTTCTTGAATTGCTTTCACCTTGTCTGGATTTGCTTCAATACCTCGCCTGGAGACGAGGTAGCCCAAAAACTTCCCCGAAGTTACCCCCAGGACACACTTCTTGGGGTTTAGCATCATTCGCGTCTTCCGAAAGACTTCCAGGACTTCTTTCAGGTCGGCAAGGAATGTGGAGGTTGTCCGACTTTTGAGGAGGATATCATCTACGTAGGCCTCAACCATCCGGCCGATCTGAGACTTAAAGGCTTGGTTAACCAAGCGTTGGTATGTGGCCCCGGCGTTCTTCAATCCGAAAGGCATAGTGGTGTAGCAATATGTGCCTCGGTCAGTGTAGAAGGAGGTCTTTTCCTGATCCTTCGGACTCATTCCGATCTGGTGGTACCCTTTGAAGGCATCAAAGAAGCAGAGGACCTCATAACCCATTGCCGAGTCCACCAAGGTATCGACCTTGGGCAACGGGTAGCAATCCTTGGGACAAGTTTTGTTAAGGTCGGTGAAGTCGACGCACATTCTCCAAACCCCAGTGTCCTTCTTTACCATGACCGGGTTGGATAACCAGGTCGGATATTGGACCTCCCGGATGATCTTTGCAGGGAGGAGCTTGTCCACCTCTTCGCCAACAGCTCGGCTACGCTCAGGGCCGATGTGCCTTCTTTTCTGTTTGACCGGGCGGATTTGGGGGTCGACGTTCAACTCATGTATCATGAGGTGATGCGGGACCCCTTGAACCTCCTCTGCGGCCCAAGCAAAGACGTCCCGGTATTCTCTGAGGAGGCTCACCATACCTCTTTTGACAAGATTGGGCAATCGGGTACCGACCCGAATCGTTTGATCAGGCTTCGTGGGGTCCAGAGGGAATTCTTCCACCTCATCCCCAGTCTCCAGCCTCGGGATCTTCTCAGCTCGCTGAGGATCGATGCTATCTATTGAGAGGATATTTGACTTCCTCTCGGGCCTTGCTCCGGAGGTGGACGGGGAGGCTGCTTGTAGAGTGGCGAGATAACACTCCCGGGCAGCGCAGACGTCGCTGCTGACCTCGGCTACCCCCTCTGGAGTAGGAAACTTAAAGCTTAGGTGATAGGTGGAGTATACTGCCCGCAAAGCATTAAGTGTAGGTCGGCCTAGGAGTAAGTTGTATGGGGAGTCAGTCTTGACCACTACGAAGTTGACGGGGATGGTTCTGCAGCGGGGGTGACGCCCTACAGTCACTGTCAAAGTCACCATCCCTTCGGGGTGCACAATGTGTCTCCCGAACCCGACAAGAGGGGTTCTCACCGGGGTCATGCACTCCCTGGCCAGTTTAAGGCTCTCAAAGGTACGGAGGTACATGACGTCAACTGAACTCCCCGGGTCAATGTATACCTTTTTCACGATGTAGTTATTGGTGAGGATTTCAATCACCAAAGCTTCATGACTGCTGGAGGCAGCTGGGATGGGATCACTGGGCCCGTAAGTAATCACCTCGGACAGGCGAGAGCTCGACTCAGCCTGATCCGGGTTGGCTTGTCTGTAGGTCCTCTTCCGGGAGTTTTGACTATCTCCTCCCGTCGGACCTCCGGCAATGGTGTTGATGACTCCGGCAATATTTGGTCCATATCCTAATCCTTGACCTGAGGATCCGTCTCCGGGTGGCCTCTTCGACTCCCTAGGATCCTCAGGAGGTCGACAACTGGTTCTCGACGTCCGCCTCTCATCTTGGAGTTGGTCACCTCGTTTATCACGTTGATTCTCATCACGCGGATGACCTCCACTTAGGCGGATGAACTGCTTGAGGTGGCCTTGTCTAATGAGGTTCTCGATCTCTCTCTTGAGATCGTTGCAGTCCTCGGTTTCATGTCATATATCTCGGTGATATAAGCAATAGAGGGTCGAGTTCCTCTTGTCCCTGTTGCCCTGCATCTTGGGGGGTGCCTTTCCAAGGTTATTTTGTTCCATTATGGATAGCACCCGAGACCGGCTAGTGTTCAAAGGAGTTAGTTCAGACTCGGGGATAGATGCCTTTCCCTTAGATATCCTGTCAAACACACTGCGGCGATCTCGGGCAGGACTTTGGAAGCCACTGCCCGTCCCCACCTCAGTTCGGCCAAGCTCTTTTCCCTTTCAGGGGTCGGCCCTCGGGCGAGCAGCTTGAACCTCCTTTTTCATGCGGTTGAGATCTTCGGCTTGTATGCCCTTCTCAACCTTTAACCACAGCTCGTGGAGGGTGCGGGGATATTTCTTGTGAATCCCCGTGTTGAACACCCCGGAAACGAGCCCATGGGTGAAAGCGGCGATGGTGACCTGCTCATTAGGATCAGGTATCTGCACGCTTTCTTCATGGAACCTCTGAACATACGACCGAAGTGACTCACCCGGGTTCTGCTGCATGTTCAGCAGATAAGCCGAGGTTCGGGTCGTAGGTCGGGATGAAATAAACCTATGGAGAAATCTTTCCACCAGTCCTCCCAGGGTTGAGATGCTCCTAGGTTCTAATCCCCAGAACCATTTTCGAGCTGTCCCCTGGAGGAATACTGGGAAGGCTCGGCATATGACGGGGTAAGGGATGCAGTATAAGCGGAAGGCCGAGATGAAGGCATGAATGTGATCCTCGGGATCACCTCGGCCGTCATAAGACGGTATCGCGGGCAGCTTGAAGTTTGGAGGAAACCTTTCCTCGTTAATGTCGTCGGTAAAAGGCGGGGCCCTCATATAATTCATCCCAGGTATTCCCAGGGGCCGAGGTTCTTCCTCAGGTCGTCGCCCCAGGAGACCTCGAGAAAAGGCCTTAGTTAGGGAGGCTACCTTGGAGGTGGCCTTGGAAAACGCTCGTTTCGACGCACTCCGGCTTAGGCGCCTCCCATCAGACTCCTCTTCAGATGAACCTTCAGGAGATCCATCTGACTTTCTTTTAGAGGACTCAGCCTTCTGCTTGCCTTGCCTCTTTAAATATTTTCCCAACTCCTCAAAGATGTTGGGGTTCTCGGTTACAAACTCGGCCATACGAGTGATGGCTTCTTCGTTTGCGGGCTGGGTCCTTGGAGGCCCCTGCCCTTCAGATATGTCTTCTTGTGAAGCTGCATTGCTTTGCTCAGCACCAATGGTGAGAGCTTTTCTACTCTTAGAACGCGTAGGCTTCATACTCTGATGTCTTtgcgttcccacagacggcgccaattgaagaggtgattttcgTTCCGCTGGAGTAAGTCACCCGAACTGGAGAAGTATTTTTATCTTGGGCAGCTCTCTTGGACGTGGTCACCTGCTTGGGTAGCAAGAGGGGCTGAATCCCCTGGTATAACTCCGAAGCTCAAGTTAGTTCGGTTGTAAGGAGGTAGTATAATAGAAGGGAGTAGTATGTTACCAGAGAATTGGTCATCATCCCTTTCTCAATAGAAATGTTGAGAATTTATAGAGGAAGGATAGGAGAGAGGGACTGTCTGCACGAGTCCCTAAAGATCTGAGATGGTCAGTGCATCCGGTAGACTTGACCGATCTTTATGAGATGTGAGGGGATATCTGTCAGGTTCAGGCGGCGTGTCAGAGCAACCTTCCCAGGTGTCAGATGTGTCAGGAGTCACATCGTACCTTTCTGCAGTTATCAAATACTCAAGCGTCACTTCGGCTAACGATCTTAGCCGAAGTGGTAATGAGGTGGGTTCCAAACCAACAGGTCTTGCCGAGGTGGCACTTCAGGAGGCACTCCATGAGCCGAAATGACCATCCTCAAAGGGTATTCTGATTAACTTCTATTATCTCAACTTCTCTCTTGGGCTAAATATTATTTGTATCTAAAATTTGAGGCACTAAATATTGTATATGAAAGGTCTATAATCTTCACACTTTCCTCTTGGACGAATTTGGATGCCTGTTTATACTCTGgcttttttgtttaaaaaaaaaattctcctgCCCCTCCTCACTTTCTCACCCCCACGTTTCGAATTCTAAATTTGGCAACATTGCAGCCCTTCCCTAATCATTGAGAACTTTGGCTTGATTATGCATTTTGCTGAAAAAAATGGATATTTTATTCATTCCCAAAACTCGTTTGTAATACTTTGAAAAGCTTATTAAATTTGGAGGATGAACTGAAAGCTTTCAGTGTGAGGTCCATGCACAAATGCACTTAATACCGTTGTTTGGAAAATACAAATTTGGCACCCTACATCGCGTTGGATCTAATTTATGCAGTCCAAACATGTAATTTCTCATTAGTTTTTGGCATTGATAACTCTACATTTGCCGCTGCTGTCCGATGAATGGTTAATTGCGAAGAATGATGTTCTTCTTTTGGCCTTGAAActgcgcaacggatcttctgtcccacactctgtgccactctctgtcccattttttattatattgttatttctccttcataaacatcatgttttagttcttttttgttttcttaagattcaataattattaattcagtaaaaaataaatacaacaatttaaaaaatatatatataatagaaaattaaaaaatacagcagaaaattcataaaaaatctcattttttatgcattttgattttttgattttgttaaattttgtgtattactcaattaatagttattgaatcttaaggaaacaaaaaagaactaaaatatgatatttatgaaggagaaataataatataataaaaagtgggacagaaaGTGACACAaagtgtgggacagaagatccgttgcgttGAAACTGTCACCCCTACCAATACTTCTCGACTCCATGGATTCACACATGCCTAGAAACGATGCCTGAGATAGTACAGTAATGCGGCCACgagaaataaaatgaagaaaattttcattgctGCTTTTGCCTTTCCTTGAAATGAAGCCCTGGAACAGATGTCGTCCATGGCACTCGTCAATGATGTAATTGTTTTCTGTGGAACATCGAGGTTAGCCCATTCACATTGCACTGGGAAGTAAAATTGAAGTCTAACTATACTCACCAGTCTGAGGGGCTCAATATGAAGGATTGGCTCCAAGAACATATCTACGTTACTGGATTATAAAGCAATCAAACAGAAACAATTAGTCACAGTTGAAGCTGACAGTGAAGACAACTAACTAATGCAAGTTAAATTTCTTTCATCTGTTGTGCTACTTA contains:
- the LOC113710608 gene encoding uncharacterized protein is translated as MKPTRSKSRKALTIGAEQSNAASQEDISEGQGPPRTQPANEEAITRMAEFVTENPNIFEELGKYLKRQGKQKAESSKRKSDGSPEGSSEEESDGRRLSRSASKRAFSKATSKVASLTKAFSRGLLGRRPEEEPRPLGIPGMNYMRAPPFTDDINEERFPPNFKLPAIPSYDGRGDPEDHIHAFISAFRLYCIPYPVICRAFPVFLQGTARKWFWGLEPRSISTLGGLVERFLHRFISSRPTTRTSAYLLNMQQNPGESLRSYVQRFHEESVQIPDPNEQVTIAAFTHGLVSGVFNTGIHKKYPRTLHELWLKVEKGIQAEDLNRMKKEDCNDLKREIENLIRQGHLKQFIRLSGGHPRDENQRDKRGDQLQDERRTSRTSCRPPEDPRESKRPPGDGSSGQGLGYGPNIAGVINTIAGGPTGGDSQNSRKRTYRQANPDQAESSSRLSEVITYGPSDPIPAASSSHEALVIEILTNNYIVKKVYIDPGSSVDVMYLRTFESLKLARECMTPVRTPLVGFGRHIVHPEGMVTLTVTVGRHPRCRTIPVNFVVVKTDSPYNLLLGRPTLNALRAVYSTYHLSFKFPTPEGVAEVSSDVCAARECYLATLQAASPSTSGARPERKSNILSIDSIDPQRAEKIPRLETGDEVEEFPLDPTKPDQTIRVGTRLPNLVKRGMVSLLREYRDVFAWAAEEVQGVPHHLMIHELNVDPQIRPVKQKRRHIGPERSRAVGEEVDKLLPAKIIREVQYPTWLSNPVMVKKDTGVWRMCVDFTDLNKTCPKDCYPLPKVDTLVDSAMGYEVLCFFDAFKGYHQIGMSPKDQEKTSFYTDRGTYCYTTMPFGLKNAGATYQRLVNQAFKSQIGRMVEAYVDDILLKSRTTSTFLADLKEVLEVFRKTRMMLNPKKCVLGVTSGKFLGYLVSRRGIEANPDKVKAIQEMSPPRCVRDVQRLTGRLAALNRFLSHSASKALPFFKVFKKANNFSWTEECQQAFEQLKEYLNHLPTLTSPRPGDKLILYLSAAAEAVSAVLIREEGVQTPVYYVSRVLRGPETRYTQEEKLVLALIHAAHRIKPYFLAHPVCLRTDQPLRQVLSRPETSGRLTKWAIELGEYDLSYEPRTAIIAQALADFLAELTFEEVNGTIPATTQAVTSSTAEPQRWTLHVDGSSNSEGSGASLLLEDPQEEICSYALRFDFAASNNEAEYEAVIAGLQLARKLGAAHIMVYSDSQLVVCQILGEYEAREEVMHRYLSKRIPRSQNRRADALSRLASTSFSDLNKTVLVEVLAEPGYEGEEVYPIYPGDTWMGPLVRFLSRGELPEDRAESRKLQRKAARYAFRQGLLYKRSYLGPWLRCITPEEGDRILQDIHEGLCGAYVGFRMLVKKALLLGYFWPTMRVDAQVMVLCCPSCQHHAPEHHQPTNLMIPITSSWPFEQWGTDIIGPFPRAPGGYTYVVVAVDYFTK